ttttccttttttctgtacTCGGCGATTCCTTCGAGGATGGCTTCTACGCTGCCTTCGTCCCCCGCTTTGATTATCAGCTGCACTTGGGGGAGCTTCGgcagggggggcagcccGCCGCAAACGCCGCTATCCCCGCTAACGCCGCCAACTCCGCTAACGCCGCCAACTCCGCTAATTGCGTTACCCATCTGGCTGTACTGCGCCAGCTTCAGCTTGTACCTCGCGACCCGCTGGGCGCTCCGCAAGCTGCTCATTTCGAAGACGAGGTCCCCGTAGTTGACGCCGCCATCCTGTGCGAGCGAAATGGGGCTAACGATTTGGACCACCTCGGACGGGTAGGCCTCCCTCACCAACTGGTTATTGCAGTTGTAGATCTGCTTCACCTTTGTGTACGTGTGGCCGATGAGGAGATAAGAATTTACTTTTAGGGTGCCCGATTTGCACACCATGGTGAGCAGTTTCCCCCTGGACGGATGGACCTTCTTCTCCAGCACGTAGGCACAGCAGAGGCTCCCATAATCGCACAGTAGATTTAGGGAATCGCTCATCTGTAGAATACACCTTTGCAACATATCAATATTTATACCCTCCTTTGCAGAAATGGGAACGATTGGGACGTTTCCATTTTCTTCCAACTGCGTTACGACATCATATGCTACTAACGATTTGGAGATGCTTCCCAAATCGGACCCAAATTTATCCATCTTATTTGCCGCAATAATAAATGGaatgttaaattttttggctagctgaaTGCACTCCACCGTTTCACTCATAATACCATCATCTAGAGAGATGACTAGGATAATCAAATCGGTGCACTGAGCACACCTTTGTctaattttcttaaaaacgGAATGTCCCGGGGTATCCAAAAAGGttatcttcctcttcgtctcTTTATCTACGACTTCAAACGCTCCTAACTTTTGTGTAATTCCTCCAATTTCATTTTGAGCCACGTTAGAATTTCGGAACCTATCCAGCAGAGTTGTCTTCCCGTGGTCTACATGTCCTAGGATAGTCACAACGGGGTTGCGCCTCTTCAAATTGATATGGCTGTACTTCAGTTTATCTAGCAGACCTAACTCTTCGCAAATCAGCTCCGCTACCTCCTTCTccaattttgtgtatttCGTGATGTGCTCATTATCTAGAATGAACTTACCCACATTTATAATCTTTTCTACCTCCGTGCCCACATGCTGGCTCAGTGCCTCAACAGTTATGTTGTTACTGTCTAGATGTTCAAACTGCAGGATGGATTCTCTGCCCTTTGGTGGGGGCtgcccttttcccctttgcgtgGAGTTCGCCCGGTTAACTTGGTTTACCCCTCTATCTGGTGTATGAGCATCTCCACCTACGATGGTACGCATCAGGGGGGTTGCCCCAGCTGGGTCATCCACAAGGGGGTTTCTATCAACTGTTgatacttcttcccctgcgGAGAAGCTGCTCCCCATCACATGGgagttcttcttcttctcctccctcaGGTTCTGCAAAATGTACGAGATGGAATCTTCCCCTTGGCTGTCTACCCCTCCATACAACGACgtgctgttcattttttcaaaaattttgaaaccTTGCAGAGGGTTCTCTCTGCGGTTAGATGAGTTTCCCTCAAgtgcttttcccctcctgcTACTTCTATCCGTTTCTTCCATTGGGGTTTTCCTCGTTTGAGATTTGTCCTCCGAAAGGGTTGCCTTCCCCCTTGGGGTATCCCCTAAAGGGCTAGCCAAACTGGcatcttcccttttcccccaacTTTGCAAATGGTCTGCGAAGAAGGGCGTATCCTCCGCTGCCTCGCCAAATGCGTCACCCCTGCTGTAGTTGCCAGTGTCCCCAGGGTAGGCGGCGTCACCAAGAGCTGCAGCATCTACCGCATTGCCTTTGCGTGGCCCCTTGAAAGCAGGGTGACCCGCGCTAACTTCTCCATTAGGGGGTGCCCCCCAAAGGGAACCACTTCTCTTGGCCTTCTCCAACAGGGTGGCATTGCTGCAAAGGGATTCTTCCGCGTCTACCCCGCGATTTACCCCTTCCATGTGTGCCCCGCTTGGGGTGAGGACCCCTACACTGGCAGtatcccccctttggcaCACACCGGAGCGGCCCGCATCTTCCCCTTTGACGCTCTCATCATTTCCCCCGAgcgaatttaaaaacataCTCATGTACTTTTCCTTCAAATGCGAATCGTAGTAACTCATATGGTCACTGAAAAAGGAAGTCACTTTGCAAATTTCGtctctttttgtttttttcattttactaAAAATGGCGCTCTTTTgggagccttttttttcttcactttttggAGGCGCGTTCTTCTGCAAGGGGTTGCTTTGTGGGGATGGGGTAGTCCCACCAAAGCTGCCGGGAAAACTGCCGGGAAAAGTGCCAGCAAAAGTGCCAGCAAACGTGCCACCCACCTTGCCGCCAAACGGGCCGCCCAAACCGCCCTGCGCTGATGCGACCCCCTCTGGCAGAATCCTTTTCCAGGGAACCAACTTGCTCCTCGGCTTAAGCGGGCTAAAGGGTAGCGTATTCACGTCTATTTTGGGGGCCCTATGCGGAAGGCCCAGACAAGCATCTGTTTTGCAATTTAATTCCTTCAGTTCTCTATCGTACCGTTTGGAGGCCTCGATAATTTCCCTCAATTTCTCCGCCGCCTTCCTGTTCAGGTCATCCTTCATAATTCTGCCGCTCTCCGTCTTCACCCCATTTTTCAGCACGTGTTCGTAGATCCACAGGTTGGGGTCTTCGAACCGCTTCACCCTGGGTTTGGTCATCTGGGGGGGGTGCTTCTGACGATGCCCCTCAGATGAAGCAGCCTTGGGGAGATGTCTATCTCGAATCAGCTGCGCCGCCTCCCGCTCTTCCGCATAACCTCGCGGAGTGACAGGATGAAGATTATGGCTCCGCCGTTCGGTCGGTCGGGATTTCTCTCACGAGGGGAAGGGATGAGTaagcacataaaaaatactCCCCGAAAATGGCCGCTGAGAAGCAGTGtgatagcaaaaaaaaaaaaaaaccaatgCGCGTACGCATAGCTGTACATTTGCCAACTGGCACGTGCCCCTTCTCTCCCTCGCCGCTGCTTCAACTTGGCGACTTTCTAAACGCACGAAGTTTCCAGCGCCATCGAGAAGCTGTGCATCTAGAGAAACTcatccgaaaaaaaaaaaaacattcactttattttcactttacTTTGACCATCTGCTCATGTGGGGCCCGACGCGCAGCTCCCACGCAGAAGGGAAAGGTGCCATATAATATATCTCGGCTATCTTTTCCAAAGGGGCCCCAtcgcaaattttattttcccttagAGCTGCTCAAACGGCGCAAAATATGCACGTCGCGCTGCATCCtcattttccctttattGGGATGGCCTAAATTTTATAACCTACGTTCTACGTTGTTCT
Above is a genomic segment from Plasmodium vivax chromosome 5, whole genome shotgun sequence containing:
- a CDS encoding translation initiation factor IF-2, putative (encoded by transcript PVX_089010A) yields the protein MTKPRVKRFEDPNLWIYEHVLKNGVKTESGRIMKDDLNRKAAEKLREIIEASKRYDRELKELNCKTDACLGLPHRAPKIDVNTLPFSPLKPRSKLVPWKRILPEGVASAQGGLGGPFGGKVGGTFAGTFAGTFPGSFPGSFGGTTPSPQSNPLQKNAPPKSEEKKGSQKSAIFSKMKKTKRDEICKVTSFFSDHMSYYDSHLKEKYMSMFLNSLGGNDESVKGEDAGRSGVCQRGDTASVGVLTPSGAHMEGVNRGVDAEESLCSNATLLEKAKRSGSLWGAPPNGEVSAGHPAFKGPRKGNAVDAAALGDAAYPGDTGNYSRGDAFGEAAEDTPFFADHLQSWGKREDASLASPLGDTPRGKATLSEDKSQTRKTPMEETDRSSRRGKALEGNSSNRRENPLQGFKIFEKMNSTSLYGGVDSQGEDSISYILQNLREEKKKNSHVMGSSFSAGEEVSTVDRNPLVDDPAGATPLMRTIVGGDAHTPDRGVNQVNRANSTQRGKGQPPPKGRESILQFEHLDSNNITVEALSQHVGTEVEKIINVGKFILDNEHITKYTKLEKEVAELICEELGLLDKLKYSHINLKRRNPVVTILGHVDHGKTTLLDRFRNSNVAQNEIGGITQKLGAFEVVDKETKRKITFLDTPGHSVFKKIRQRCAQCTDLIILVISLDDGIMSETVECIQLAKKFNIPFIIAANKMDKFGSDLGSISKSLVAYDVVTQLEENGNVPIVPISAKEGINIDMLQRCILQMSDSLNLLCDYGSLCCAYVLEKKVHPSRGKLLTMVCKSGTLKVNSYLLIGHTYTKVKQIYNCNNQLVREAYPSEVVQIVSPISLAQDGGVNYGDLVFEMSSLRSAQRVARYKLKLAQYSQMGNAISGVGGVSGVGGVSGDSGVCGGLPPLPKLPQVQLIIKAGDEGSVEAILEGIAEYRKKEKREKYCDINNFLERNYVKRNKLADDMLESRNLFDGWEPFRVVSKGVGPFNLNDLKHCSDVKPVFLIAFNVDVERSVQLSVEENGAILRTHTIIYKLFEDLETICNFYFDSLHLYEPVSRMVVNKTGFYTLKKNKAKRKRVLSVSIKEGACSVSHFFTVLRNKQVIHKRLSVLSMQKNKESTTELGKDCSVNSIIFNTPSEDFQVGDEIVACRKVPRAPLFSRVRSFDLAV